From the genome of Arthrobacter russicus:
CCGGATCACCCCAGATCTGCAGCAGTTCCGCCTCGTCGCCCTCCCGCCAGGGCCGGTATTTCAAGGCCATTATGCCCCCAGCAGCCGGGTCGCGAGGTAGCTGCGCACCTGGTCCAGAGCAACCCGCTCCTGGCTCATCGAATCGCGCTCCCGAATGGTCACTGCCTGGTCTTCCAGGGTGTCGAAGTCCACCGTGATGCAGAACGGGGTGCCCACCTCGTCTTGCCGGCGGTAACGGCGGCCGATCGCGCCGGCGTCGTCGAACTCGATGTTCCAGTACTTGCGCAGTTCCGCGGCCAAGTCCTTCGCTTTCGGCGAGAGGTCTTCGTTGCGGGAGAGCGGGAGCACGGCGGCCTTGATCGGGGCCAGCCGCGGATCGAGTTTGAGCACCGTGCGCTTGTCCACTCCGCCCTTGGTGTTCGGGGCCTCGTCTTCGGTGTACGCATCGATCAGGAACGCCATCATGGACCGGGTCAAGCCGAAGGACGGCTCGATCACGTAGGGCGTGAACCGTTCATTCGTGGCCTGGTTGAAATAGCTCAATTCAGTCCCGGAGGCCTTCGAATGGTTGGTCAGATCGAAGTCGGTGCGGTTCGCGATGCCCATCAGCTCACCCCATTCGGAGCCTTGGAAACCGAACTTGTACTCCACGTCGATGGTTCCGGCCGAATAGTGCGCCCGGTCTTCGGCAGGCACGTCGAATTTGCGCATGTGGTCCGGGTTGATGCCCAGGTCCACGAACCAATCCCAGCAGGCCTCCACCCAATGCTTGAACCACTCATCGGCCTCGGCCGGGGCGGTGAAGAACTCGATCTCCATCTGTTCGAACTCGCGGGTGCGGAAAATGAAGTTTCCGGGCGTGATCTCATTGCGGAACGCCTTGCCCATCTGTCCGATGCCGAACGGCGGCTTCTTCCGCGAGGTGGTCAGCACGTTGTTGAAGTTGGTGAAGATGCCCTGCGCAGTCTCCGGACGCAAGTAGTGCAAGCCCTCCTGGTTGTCCACCGGGCCCAAGTAGGTCTTCATCAGACCGGAGAAGAGTTGCGGCTCGGTCCAATTGCCGGGCTGGCCGGTGTCCGGGTCCTTGATGTCGGCCAGGCCGTTTTCCGGCGGGTGCCCGTGCTTGGCGGTGTACGCCTCGATCAAGTGGTCGGCGCGGTAACGCTTGTGCGTGTGCAGGGACTCGACCAACGGGTCGGTGAAAGTCTCCACGTGCCCGGAGGCGACCCAGGTCGGGGTGGGCAGGATCACCGAAGAATCCAGGCCGACCATATCGCCGCGTCCGCGGACGAAGGTCTGCCACCACTGCTTCTTGATGTTCTCCTTCAGCTCCACGCCCAAGGGCCCGTAATCCCAAGCCGACCTGGACCCGCCGTAGATCTCCCCGGCCTGGAAGACGAACCCGCGGCGCTTGGCCAGCGAGATGATCGGATCGAGGGCGGATTTGTTGGCGGCCATAGTGGTCACTCCTGGGCTAGGCGGACGGCTGGATGCAGAACGCGTGAGGCGTTATTCGTATATTTCAGATATACACGTCTGAAGCCTACCGGGCGATCCGGTCAAGCCTGAAGTCCGGCGCCGGAGCCCCGGGTTTGTCCCGCCGGACGCGGACCGACGTCAGCCGATCTGCAGACACACCGGGGTGCCGATGCCGATTTCCTGCTGTTTTCCGCCCAGCATGCCGTCCGGCAGCACCGCGAACACCGTGATGCTGTCCGATTTCTGGTTCGCCGCGTAAAGCACTCCGCTGCCGAGGGCGAAGTGCCGCGGCCAGGCGCCACCGGTCGGTGTCTCCTGGATCAATTCCGGCAAGTTCCCGCCCGCCGGATCAGCCAACCGGAAGACACTGATCTGGTCTTGGCCACGCACGCTCACATACGCCAGATCCGCAGCTGCGGAAAGTTCGATATGCGCCGGATAGCTTTTCCCGACGCTTTCCCGGGTGGCCAACGGTGTCCGGCCCGCATACTGCCAACCGCCTGCGGCCTCACGACGGGCCCGGCTGAAAACATGCAGCGCGCCGTCCAGCTCGCCGACCACCAACAGCTGATCCGCCGAGTCGCCGCGGCGCAGGACCAGATGCCGCGGGCCGGTGCCCGGCGGCAGTCGGATCAGCGCTTCCTCCGGCAGGGCCTCGTCGCCCGGGCGCAGCTCGCGCACCGAATCCGAACCGAGGTCGGAAACCAGGACCGTGCCGTACGGGGTCGGCACGGCTTGGTGCGCATGCGAGGCTTCCTGCCGCTCGGCGATCGGCCCGGAGCCGGTCAGTTGCAGTGTGCATTGCGGCTCCAGCCCCCGGGCGCTGCGCAGCAGTACCACTGAGCCGGAAGTGTAATTGGCCGCAATGATCCGGCCTCCGCACAGCAGGGCAAGATGGCAGGGGTCCGCCCCGATCTCCGGGGACTCCGCCACCAGCGCCAAAGAGCCGTCATGGGCATCGCGCTCGAAGATCACCACCTGGCCCGCTCCACGCTCCAACACCGCATAGACGCCGTCGTCGGCCAAAGCCAGGAAGGACGGGTCCGGCACTTCGGCGAGCAATCGCGGCCGGCCGAGCAAGCCGTCCTCGCCGATCGGGACCGCGCTGATTCCCTGGCCCCGATTGGAGCCGGAAGTGTATGAGCCGACGAGGAGTTCCATCCGCCCAGACTATCCCCCGGAACAACCTCGCGCCGGCAACACCGAGTGGCCAGATCGGCCGGCTAAACCGAGGTCATAAAGTGCAGATCTGGCCACTCGGCGACTAGATGATCAGCGCAGCGGCTTGCGCGGCCAAGGCAGCGTCGCGAGGACCATGGCCAGCAGGGTCAGCAACGTGCCCAGCCAGGTGGCCGGCGCGATCACCGTTCCCGGCGTCGGCACGATCAGATCCAGAGCCAGTGAACCCAGCAGCTGCCCGGCGATCATGCCCAAGCCGGTGAGCAGGACGCCGAGCCCGCGGACCAGCCAAGCGCTCAAGCAGATGAAGAAACAGCCCAGTGCGCCGCCCAGGTAGTACCACCATTCGCCGGGCAGTGGATTGCCGACCCCGCTGATCCAGACTTTGACCAGCCAGGCCAGCAACAAGATCACCGCCCCGACGGCGAAGTTCATCACGGTGGCCGCCAGCGGGGTCCCGTAATGCAGGCTCTGCATGCCGTTCATCGCCTGTTGGAAACTCATCAAGAAGCCCGCCGCCAACGGCAGCAACACCGGGAACAGCCAGTGGCTGGCATCTTCGGCTTGCGCAAAGCGGGGCGAAACCGCCCAGATCACTGCCGCAATGGTCAACACCGCGGAAATCACCCGGATGCCGGTGATCGGCTTTTTGCCGGCCGGCGAAATGCCCAACCGGTCCACCAGCAACCCGCTGAGGCTCTGCCCGGTGACCAGCGCCACGGTGAACAGCGCGATGCCGATCACCGCGACGGTCAAGCCCTGGGTCAAGACCAAAAACGCCCCGACGGCACCGGCCATGACGTACCAGCGCGGGAATTTCCGGGCCTTGAGCGCCGGGCCGATCGCGCGCAACCCGGAGCGGCCGGAAGGTGAGGCCAAAGACACCGCGAGGATCAGGATCAGGCCGCTGCCGAAGCTGATCGCGGCTGCGGCCAGACCGTCATCGAGCCGGGCACCGAGGGCGCCGTTGATCCGGCCTTGGCCGGCTACGGCGAGCCCGCCCAGCACCGCGAGCGGTATGCCGAGCAGAACGGGTACTCTGTGCTGGTCCATCCACTTCCTGCCTGGCTTCCGAGTGGTCTGCCGAAGCTGCCCGTAAGCCCGCGTGGGCGTTCAGCGGTTGCCCGACAGAACCGAGTCTCTACCCTGGCGCCCCGGGTTCGCAAATATCGGGCATCATGGTTACATGCCCGATATCGAAGAAATCCCGATCCGCGACGAATCCATCCGCCTGGGCCAACTGCTCAAATTGGCCAGTCTGGCAGAGGACGGCATCCAGGCCAAGGAATTCATCGAAAACGGTCTGGTCAAAGTCGACGGGCAGATCGAAAGCCGACGTGGCGCGCAGATCCGTCCCGGTTCCGTGGTCAGCCTGAACGGCCAATCGATCCGGGTCAGCGCCGGCTGACCGGCCGAGCGCTGCTCAGCCAAGCACTTTGACCCGCAAGAACTCAACGATGTGCCCGATTTCCGCCTCGCAGATGCCGTGCCACATGCCGGTGTAGAGCACTTTCATCAGTTCCGTGTGCTGGCTGAGCCATTCATTGCTCACTTCGATCAGCGGCTGCGGCAATACCGGATCGGCCTGATCCCGACCCCAGAAGAACGGTGTTTTCGCCGAGGCGAGCCCAGCGTCCTTGAAGTACGGATCGGAGAGCGTCACGACAAAACCGGAAAGCCCGACGACGGCGGCGTACCGGCCGGGTCGGTGCCGTAGCAATGAAACTGCCATCGCCATGCCCTGCGAGAAACCGAGCAGGGTCACTGAAGAAAACTCACCGGCAACCGATTCGAGCCAGTCATCAAGCGCTCTGGTTGCCTCAAGGACCGATTCCGGCTCAATCGCCAGATCAGCCTGCAAAGGGAACCAGGCGTAGCCAGGACCGGCTGATTGCCCGGCCCGGACCGAAACCACGGTGAATTCCGCGGGCAATTGTTCCGCCAGCCCGAAGAGGTCGGCTTCATTGGCGCCGTAACCGTGCAGCAACACCAAAAGCGGCGTGCCTGCCCGTTCCGATTCCGGTTTCGACCACAGCAGTACAGGTTCGTTCGAGGACGTCATCATCCCATCCTGCCACGGACCGGCCAGGTCCACGGCGGCGCATCGAGCAGGCCTTGGCCGGAAATCCCGGTCTCGCCCAGCTCTTTCCGCAATTCGTGCCGGTGCACCGATCCGGCGCCCTGCAACCCATTGATCAAAGCCGCGGAATGGGTCACCACGATGATCTGGCAGTGTTTCGAGGCATCCACGATCAGCTCGGCGACCGCGGGCAGCATCTCGGCGTGCAACGAAGTCTCCGGTTCATTGAGCACCATCAGTTCCGGCGGCCGGACCGTGAGCAGTGCGGCACACAGCAACAAGTAACGCAGCGTGCCGTCGGAGAGTTCGGCGGCACTGAGTGCCCGGAGCATGCCGGCTTGCCGCAGGGTGGTGTGGAAACTTCCGCCGGAGACCTCCACACCGACGCTGCTACCCGGAAACGCCCGGTCCACGGCTGCCGCCAAACGGCCCCCATTGCCTGCCTCGATGATCGTCTGGAGCGCTGCGGCCAGATCATCGCCGGAATCGCTGAGCACCTCGGTCCAGGTGCCCACCTTCGGTTGTCTGGCCGGGGCTTGCGGATCAGTGCGGAAGTGGTCGTAGAAACGCCAGGCGCGCATCATGCTCCGGACCCGGCGCAGTTCCGGCGCCAGCTGCGCATCGGCGACCTCATTGAGCATGGATTCTTGCGGTCGCAGGCTGCGGCTGAGCTCCTGCCAGACGCCGTCCTCGCCCCGGCTGCTGGCCACTGCCCCTTTCCGGTCGGCCAACACCGCAGCCGGGCGCGCCATCTGCCCGGCGAAGACCTGTTCCCGCTTGATCACCGGATCCCGGCCGAATGCAGTGCGGCTGGGCGTCGGCAACCCGAGGTCCAGCAGGTAGCCGAAGTCCGTCGAGGCGAAGCCCAGCCGCAAACTCACCGACTCCCGGCGCACCGTGCCTTGCACCTCGGCCGCACCTTCGCGCATCGATCGGCTCAGTGACTCCGGACCGGCCCAAAGCACCGAACCCAGTCCGCCCTGCCGGGCCAACGATCCGACCACGGTGCCGCTGCCGCAATCGGCGAGCAGGCGCAGCGCCCGGTACAGATTGGATTTCCCGCTGCCGTTGGCGCCGGTGATCACGTCGAGTCCGTGCAGGTCCAGGACCAGTTCCCGCACCGAACGGAAATTGTGCACCGCGAGCGTGCTGATCACGGGGTTATTCGCCCGGGGTGGTCTCGGCTGGGGTGAAACTGCCAGCGAGGCCCGGGACCGCAGCCGCAGTCCAGGCCGCCAAAGTCTCGCTCCGGGGCGGCAGTCCATGCAACGCCGAGCTCAATTCCGGCGTACGCACCCAAGCCCCGGCTTCCCGGGCAATCAGCGCTCCAGCCGCGAAATCATGCTCGTTGAGCCCGTATTCAAAGTAGGCGTCCAGACCCCCGTCCGCGATCGCGCACAACTCCAACGCCGCCGAACCGAGTCTGCGGAAGTCGCCGAACCCGGCCATCCGGCCTTCCAGTTCCGCGATCAGCCTGGACTGGATCTCCGGCTCGTAGGTGAGCCCGGTGGAAAGCAGCCGACCGGTGCGTTGCTGCCGCGGCCCGTCCAGGGCACGTTCGGCCAGGCTGCCGTCCGGCCGCATTTCTTCGACCCAGGCGCCGCCACCCAGGCTGGCGAAATAGGTCCGCCGCAAAGCCGGTGCCGCGACCACCCCCGCCAGCCACTGGCCCTCCGGGCCGGCTACCGCCACCGAGGTGCAGTAGTAGGCGATGTTGCGGATGAAGTTCATCGTGCCGTCCAGCGGGTCGATCGACCAGCGGTATCCGGACGCCTGGGGCGAGATCGTCGGCGCGAGTTCTTCCCCGGTGACCGTGTCATCGGGACGTGCCGCCAGGATGGTTTCGCGCACCGCGCGTTCTGCGGCCAGGTCGAAGTCGGTCACCCAATCCGCATCGCCGCTCTTCATATTCGCGGAGAACTTCGCCGGATCCCGCTCGGCCAGGACCTGGGCCCCGGCAGCCGCAGCGTCCCTGGCGAGTCCCAGGAGTTCGCCTGCTGTTGCCTCAGACATCGGTTTCGCTTCCTTCGCTCGATCCGTCCGGTTCGGCCGCGTCCCCAGCCTCGGCAGTCGTCGGGCCGTTGCGCAGCAGCGCCTCGAATCCGGCCTCGTCGAGCACCGGGACTCCTAGTTGTTCGGCCTTCTCCAGCTTGCTTCCGGCATTTTCCCCGGCGACCACGAAATCGGTGTTCTTGGAGACCGATCCGGAAGCCTTGCCGCCCCGGATGATGATCGCCTCTTTGACTTGATCCCGGTTGAAATTCTGCAAGGACCCGGTGACCACGATGGTCAGACCGGCCAAGGTGCGGGCCACCGACTCGTCCTGCTCATCGGCCATCCGGACTCCGGCGGCAGCCCAAGCTTCGACGATTTCCCGGTGCCAGTCCTCGGCGAACCATTCGATCAGGGCGCTGGCGATGGTCGGCCCGACGCCGTCGACTTGGGCGAGCTCCTCCTCGCTGGCGGCCTGGATCGCCGCCATCGAACCGAAGGCCGTCGCCAGGGCGCGCGAGGCAGTCGGCCCGACGTGCCGGATCGACAGGGCCACCAGCACCCGCCACAGCGGTTGGCTCTTGGCCTTCTCCAACTCGGCGAAAAGCTTGACCGTATTGGCCGTCGGCTCAGAAGGCTTTTTCTCGGTTCCTTTGGAGTAGAAGTACGGAACCAGCTCGATCTGCCCGGTCCGCACGCCTTTGCTCTTTTTTTCGCGTTCGATCCGGACCTGCGCCAGGTCTTCCGGCCGCAGGGCGAAAATCTGCGACTCGTTGCTGACCGGCGGCTGGTCCGGCTCGGCCGGTTGGGTCAGCGCAATCGCGGCTTCCCAACCGAGGGCTTCGATGTCGAACGCGCCGCGGCCGGCCAGATGGAACACCCGTTCGCGCAGTTGGGCCGGGCAGGACCGGGCATTGGGGCAACGGATGTCGACGTCCGCCTCTTTGGCCGGCGCCAACGGGGTTCCGCATGCCGGGCACGCGATCGGCATCACGAACTCCCGCTCGGTGCCATCACGCAAGGCCAGCACCGGGCCGACGATCTCCGGGATCACATCACCGGCTTTGCGCAGCACCACGGTGTCCCCGATCAGCACGCCCTTGGCCTTGACCACGTCCTGATTGTGCAGCGTCGCCATTTCCACCGTGGACCCGGCGACCTTGACCGGCTCCATCACCCCGTACGGGGTGACCCGGCCGGTCCGGCCGACGTTGACCAGGATGTCCAGAAGTTTGGTGTGGACTTCCTCGGGCGGGTATTTGTACGCCACCGCCCAGCGCGGCACCCGGGAGGTGAAGCCCAAAGCGTTCTGCACCGCGAAGTCATCGATCTTGATCACGATGCCGTCGATCTCGTGCAGCAGCCCGTGCCGGTTTTCGCCGTAGTGCGAAATGTAGTCGAGGATCTCCGGATAACTGCTGAACACCTTGAAGTACGGGCTGGTCGGCAGCCCCCAGGCTTTCAGCAAGGCGTAGGCCTCGGACTGACTGCCGACCTCCAGGCCGGTCCGGGCCCCGATGCCGTGCACCAGCATGCTCAAGGGGCGTTTGGCGGTTTCCGCCGGGTCTTTCTGGCGCAGCGAACCGGCCGCGGAATTCCGCGGATTGGCAAACGGGGCCCGGCCCGCAGCCACCATTTGCTCGTTGAGCGCAATGAAATCTTCGGAGGCAATGAACACCTCGCCGCGGACTTCGACCTCTTCCGGCAGATTCTCGCCGTGCAATTGCCGCGGCACCTCTTTGATCGTGAGCACATTGTGCGTGATGTCCTCGCCGGTGATCCCGTCGCCCCGGGTCGCGGCGCGGACCAGGGTCCCGTTGCGGTAGAGCAGATTCACCGCCAGGCCGTCGATCTTCAATTCGGTGAGCCAACGCAGCGGCCGGACGGCCAGGAGTCCGGCGGCGAGCTTTTCCGCATTGGCCGAGGCTTTGGCCACCCAGGCCTCGAGCTCCTCGAGCGAGAACACGTCTTCCAGGCTGTACATCTGGCTCGTGTGCTGCACTGCGGCGAAGGCGGCGGAAACCTCGCCGCCCACTTCCTGGGTGGGCGAATCGTTGCTGACCAGTTCCGGGTGCAGCGCCTCGATTTCCTCCAACCGGCGGAACAGCAGGTCGAATTCGGCGTCGGAAACCAGCGACTCGGCTTCGTTGTAGTAGGCGAAACGGTAACGGCGCACGTCCGCGACGAGTTTGTCGTATTCGTCCCGCAGGGCTTCCGCTGGGACCACCGGGGCTGACTCGGGTTCTGCTTTGCTCACAGCACCATCTTGCCGCATCGCACCGACAAAATCCCGCGCCGGGCCGATCCGCGGAAAGGCCCGCAACCGGAATGGTTGCGGGCCTTTCGATCGGTGCGGGTAGCCCGTGCTCCGGGCATTGCGGCTAGTTCGCCGAGGTGGCGACCTGGTCGCTGGCCTGCTTGGTGATCACGGTGCTGGTGGTGTCCAGGTCAGTCGCGATGGCGATCAACCGCTTGGAACTGGCCGGCCAGTCGGTGCCCTTGAACTGGCGGGCGTCCGGGCCGTTCCAGGCAACCCCGTTGACCTGTCCGTCGAGGCCGGACACCGCGTTGCGGATGGTCTCGGCAGCGGTCTTCATCTGCGCCGCCAGTTTGTTCATCGCATCGGGATCGTTGCCGATGAGTCCTTCAGCCATTGGTATCACCTTTCATCATGCGAAACGCTGGAATTTCCAGTGAATCCTTGCCCGATCGGCTAATCCAACCGAGCGACTAATACGAATCTATAAGAGCCGCTGCACAGTGTCGATGGGGAGATCTATCCATGCCGGATTCCGCCTCGCAGCAGACCGGGCGGTTCAGCGGTCCAAGGTGTTCGCGACTTGGACCTTGAAGGCCTTGCCGCGGCCCACGATGAAACCCCGGCCCGGGATGAACTTCTTGTTCTGCACCCGGCCCAGCGAGGTGTTCATCAGGGTGTCGCCTTCGATGTCCCCGGGGTTGAGCAGCACTCCCCGGCGTCCGGCTTTGAACATGCCGGCCAGGTTCCAGGCGCCGGACCAGGTGGAGCTCTCCGCCTCGCCGACCACCCATTGGCCGGACTTGACCGCGTCCTTGATCAGCGCGACCAGGTTCATCTCGGCCACTGAATCGGTGAATTCGGTGACTCCTTCGATGAAGAACGCCACCGCGTCGGCGCTACCCTGCGCCAACTCGGTGAGCCTGGCCAGTTGCTCGTCCACGACGGCCGGCGTGTCGAAGGCCTCGTCCCAGACCGGGAGCGACGAAATCGCCGAACGCCGGGCCCCGAGATACACCCGGAGCGTCTGCGGCGAGCTTTTCTTCAAGCCTTCCGCCAGGGTCACCAGAGCGGTGGTCCGGCCGGAACCCGGCGGTCCTGTGACCATCAGCGCACCCGAGCTCGGCACCGACGCCGGGGCCAGGTTGAAGTCGTCCAGCCCGATCACCACGGCACCCGGGCCGCCCGGCGGGAGCACTTCGAGATCCAGGTTCTCCGGCAGTGCGAGCACCCCCGGCGCTTCTGGCACGCCCTGCCGGCGCATCGACTCCGCGAGCTTCTCCACTTGCCGCGCCTGCAGCGCCAGATTCGCGTTGCCGCCGAAGATCGCCAGTTGCACTTCGCGGTCGCCCAGCAAGCCCCGGCCCGGCGGCGAGGTCGGCGAAAGCACGTCGCGCGGCACGCCGAGATTCAAGTAGTCGTCGGTAGCCGCCATCCGCAGCACCAGGGTTTGCTGGATCGACGCGGCCAACGACGGCGGCAGGGAGCGCGGGCTGTCCCCCGCGACCACCACGTGCACGCCCATCGGCCGGCCGTCGGTGGCGATCTGCTGCAACGTTTCGAACTGGGTCATCCCGGTTCGGTATTCATAGGTCTCCCGGAAGGCGCCCAAGCCGTCGATCAACAGGATCATCCGGGGCTCATCCGGTTTTCCGGCAAGTTCCCGGTATTCGGCGATGCTGCCGGCCCGGACCGCGGCAAAGGCTTCGGTGCGCTCATCCAGCACTTTGCGCAAGTAGCGCAGCAACCGGCCGACCCGTTCCTGGTCGTCGCCGGCCACCACATCGCCGACATGCGGCAGCTGCTCGAGCATCTGCAAACCGTTGGAAGCGGCATCGATGCCGAAAACCTGCACCGGCCCGCCGCGCGGAGTGATTGCCGCGGCGATCGCAATGGTCCGCAATGCCGCGGATTTGCCTGAACCGGAAGCTCCGATGATCGCCATGTTGCCGTCCCGGTCCGGCTCGTAGAACACCGCGGGCTGCGCCTGGTGCGCCGGATCGTCCAGCACCCCGAGCATCAGCCGTTCGTCGGTGCGCGGGTTGGGCAGCAGGGAGAAATCGTAGGTGGTCGCCAGTTCCTCCATCCACGGTTTCCGGGGCGGCTTGATGCCGAGTTCGACCGCGGCGGAAGAGATATTGCCGACGATCTTGGCAATGTCGTTGGGCCCGGAGTCCTCGGCCGCCGGGGCCTGCGGAAGCTCCTGTTCCCATTGCACGCCGGAGCCGAAATCCATTTCCACGATGTCGATCTTGGGCCGTTGCGGCACTCCGGTGGTCCAGCCTCCGGCATAGCCGGTCTGGAAGCCCTGGATCCGGCCCGGACCGGTTTTCGCCGCGCCCCGGCCCGGAATCGTCGGGCTGAAGTAGGCGGCCATCGGATCGCCCAAGATGTCCCGCGAATCGTCGATATCCGCCATCCGCAGCGCGATCCGCATATTCGTGTTGGCCCGCAGGTTGTCTTTGATCACGCCGGCCGGCCGTTGCGTGGCCAGGATCAGGTGCAGGCCGAGCGAGCGGCCCCGTGCCGCGACGTCGACCACGCCGTCGACGAACTCGGGCACCTCGGTGGCCAAGGCGGCGAATTCATCGACCACGATCACCAAGGACGGCGGAGTCTCCGGATCGGCCTCGCGCTCCATCGCCAACAGGTCCTTGGCTTTTTTCCGATTGAACAAATGCTCGCGGTAATGCAGTTCGGCACGCAACGAGGTCAATGCGCGGCGCACCAGGTGCGGCGAAAGGTCGGTGACCAGTCCCACGGTGTGCGGCAGCTTGACGCAATCCGCGAAGGCCGCGCCGCCCTTGTAATCGACGAACAGGAAGGTCAACCGGTCCGGACTGTAGGCGGCCGCCATGCCGAGCACCCAGGACTGCAGGAACTCGGACTTTCCGGCACCGGTGGTGCCGCCGACCAGCGCGTGCGGGCCTTCGGTTTTCAAGTCCAAGTACATCGGTTCGACGCCTTTGGAACCGACGAGCGCGCGCAGCGAGCCCTGGTGTTTGCGGTTGGCCACCGCAGTCGCCGCCACCGAGTTGTTCTCCTGCCAGCGGTCCGCAATCGGCGAAGTCTCCGCCACGATCTCCAGACCGGCCAAACTCGCCCAGGAGACCGCCTGCGGCAGATCGGAGTCGTCGTCCAC
Proteins encoded in this window:
- a CDS encoding glycine--tRNA ligase, which codes for MAANKSALDPIISLAKRRGFVFQAGEIYGGSRSAWDYGPLGVELKENIKKQWWQTFVRGRGDMVGLDSSVILPTPTWVASGHVETFTDPLVESLHTHKRYRADHLIEAYTAKHGHPPENGLADIKDPDTGQPGNWTEPQLFSGLMKTYLGPVDNQEGLHYLRPETAQGIFTNFNNVLTTSRKKPPFGIGQMGKAFRNEITPGNFIFRTREFEQMEIEFFTAPAEADEWFKHWVEACWDWFVDLGINPDHMRKFDVPAEDRAHYSAGTIDVEYKFGFQGSEWGELMGIANRTDFDLTNHSKASGTELSYFNQATNERFTPYVIEPSFGLTRSMMAFLIDAYTEDEAPNTKGGVDKRTVLKLDPRLAPIKAAVLPLSRNEDLSPKAKDLAAELRKYWNIEFDDAGAIGRRYRRQDEVGTPFCITVDFDTLEDQAVTIRERDSMSQERVALDQVRSYLATRLLGA
- a CDS encoding lactonase family protein: MELLVGSYTSGSNRGQGISAVPIGEDGLLGRPRLLAEVPDPSFLALADDGVYAVLERGAGQVVIFERDAHDGSLALVAESPEIGADPCHLALLCGGRIIAANYTSGSVVLLRSARGLEPQCTLQLTGSGPIAERQEASHAHQAVPTPYGTVLVSDLGSDSVRELRPGDEALPEEALIRLPPGTGPRHLVLRRGDSADQLLVVGELDGALHVFSRARREAAGGWQYAGRTPLATRESVGKSYPAHIELSAAADLAYVSVRGQDQISVFRLADPAGGNLPELIQETPTGGAWPRHFALGSGVLYAANQKSDSITVFAVLPDGMLGGKQQEIGIGTPVCLQIG
- a CDS encoding DMT family transporter, which translates into the protein MDQHRVPVLLGIPLAVLGGLAVAGQGRINGALGARLDDGLAAAAISFGSGLILILAVSLASPSGRSGLRAIGPALKARKFPRWYVMAGAVGAFLVLTQGLTVAVIGIALFTVALVTGQSLSGLLVDRLGISPAGKKPITGIRVISAVLTIAAVIWAVSPRFAQAEDASHWLFPVLLPLAAGFLMSFQQAMNGMQSLHYGTPLAATVMNFAVGAVILLLAWLVKVWISGVGNPLPGEWWYYLGGALGCFFICLSAWLVRGLGVLLTGLGMIAGQLLGSLALDLIVPTPGTVIAPATWLGTLLTLLAMVLATLPWPRKPLR
- a CDS encoding RNA-binding S4 domain-containing protein; translation: MPDIEEIPIRDESIRLGQLLKLASLAEDGIQAKEFIENGLVKVDGQIESRRGAQIRPGSVVSLNGQSIRVSAG
- a CDS encoding alpha/beta hydrolase, encoding MTSSNEPVLLWSKPESERAGTPLLVLLHGYGANEADLFGLAEQLPAEFTVVSVRAGQSAGPGYAWFPLQADLAIEPESVLEATRALDDWLESVAGEFSSVTLLGFSQGMAMAVSLLRHRPGRYAAVVGLSGFVVTLSDPYFKDAGLASAKTPFFWGRDQADPVLPQPLIEVSNEWLSQHTELMKVLYTGMWHGICEAEIGHIVEFLRVKVLG
- a CDS encoding AAA family ATPase, translated to MISTLAVHNFRSVRELVLDLHGLDVITGANGSGKSNLYRALRLLADCGSGTVVGSLARQGGLGSVLWAGPESLSRSMREGAAEVQGTVRRESVSLRLGFASTDFGYLLDLGLPTPSRTAFGRDPVIKREQVFAGQMARPAAVLADRKGAVASSRGEDGVWQELSRSLRPQESMLNEVADAQLAPELRRVRSMMRAWRFYDHFRTDPQAPARQPKVGTWTEVLSDSGDDLAAALQTIIEAGNGGRLAAAVDRAFPGSSVGVEVSGGSFHTTLRQAGMLRALSAAELSDGTLRYLLLCAALLTVRPPELMVLNEPETSLHAEMLPAVAELIVDASKHCQIIVVTHSAALINGLQGAGSVHRHELRKELGETGISGQGLLDAPPWTWPVRGRMG
- a CDS encoding inositol monophosphatase family protein; this translates as MSEATAGELLGLARDAAAAGAQVLAERDPAKFSANMKSGDADWVTDFDLAAERAVRETILAARPDDTVTGEELAPTISPQASGYRWSIDPLDGTMNFIRNIAYYCTSVAVAGPEGQWLAGVVAAPALRRTYFASLGGGAWVEEMRPDGSLAERALDGPRQQRTGRLLSTGLTYEPEIQSRLIAELEGRMAGFGDFRRLGSAALELCAIADGGLDAYFEYGLNEHDFAAGALIAREAGAWVRTPELSSALHGLPPRSETLAAWTAAAVPGLAGSFTPAETTPGE
- the ligA gene encoding NAD-dependent DNA ligase LigA; this translates as MRQDGAVSKAEPESAPVVPAEALRDEYDKLVADVRRYRFAYYNEAESLVSDAEFDLLFRRLEEIEALHPELVSNDSPTQEVGGEVSAAFAAVQHTSQMYSLEDVFSLEELEAWVAKASANAEKLAAGLLAVRPLRWLTELKIDGLAVNLLYRNGTLVRAATRGDGITGEDITHNVLTIKEVPRQLHGENLPEEVEVRGEVFIASEDFIALNEQMVAAGRAPFANPRNSAAGSLRQKDPAETAKRPLSMLVHGIGARTGLEVGSQSEAYALLKAWGLPTSPYFKVFSSYPEILDYISHYGENRHGLLHEIDGIVIKIDDFAVQNALGFTSRVPRWAVAYKYPPEEVHTKLLDILVNVGRTGRVTPYGVMEPVKVAGSTVEMATLHNQDVVKAKGVLIGDTVVLRKAGDVIPEIVGPVLALRDGTEREFVMPIACPACGTPLAPAKEADVDIRCPNARSCPAQLRERVFHLAGRGAFDIEALGWEAAIALTQPAEPDQPPVSNESQIFALRPEDLAQVRIEREKKSKGVRTGQIELVPYFYSKGTEKKPSEPTANTVKLFAELEKAKSQPLWRVLVALSIRHVGPTASRALATAFGSMAAIQAASEEELAQVDGVGPTIASALIEWFAEDWHREIVEAWAAAGVRMADEQDESVARTLAGLTIVVTGSLQNFNRDQVKEAIIIRGGKASGSVSKNTDFVVAGENAGSKLEKAEQLGVPVLDEAGFEALLRNGPTTAEAGDAAEPDGSSEGSETDV